In one Corallococcus sp. EGB genomic region, the following are encoded:
- a CDS encoding sigma 54-interacting transcriptional regulator, translating to MTTIGVSWVSFNNDPYEREKDGRYRERDGEKTRGPTLEFLFNAASPVAGRVKKHYLLVRRPRSPEPGERRVDPRESDVVEALVTELEQQKGAPEVSIVWWDTDAPPTDHRELFVFTARALADIRRENPRADLVVNLSPGTPAAQTVMLLALQARLAGDNVRAFQGTPRDKRRDPNDVVREVPWNLLAELAATPTEINDASTRPAAWSLEHARSPRLREVAALVSQYGGVPFPVLIIGARGTGKTEVAERLRRGFRESLVQSPSESEWHFKLNCAEFRGDANMLRSALFGHVKGVHSQAFKDEAGLFEKAADDCVFLDEIHWMDPQAQGLLLVALQRNGSFRRLGGEEPIPAKFRLVAATNQPRNVLREKLTPDFLDRISDLVIELPELRDCREDLGDIWKSVVRRACEELVQRDPARAIGRGTGAARVDDLVAEFQPHHARIERAISAMRLAGNFRDLEKLARRLLVGGLARGRFLSLKEELVRTELERLRKDERADAEQGAGPATTLVDELPTVARCEDYLREVRDAGTVLPGPAAVDEWERRLLVAAHAVGGSGAKAAALLGMNARTYNAKMEKWAVASTHVNGGKRRRSASDFE from the coding sequence ATGACGACGATCGGTGTGTCGTGGGTGTCGTTCAACAACGACCCCTACGAGCGAGAGAAGGACGGCAGGTACCGCGAGCGGGACGGCGAGAAGACCCGGGGCCCGACGCTCGAGTTCCTCTTCAACGCCGCATCGCCTGTCGCCGGCCGCGTCAAGAAGCACTACCTGCTCGTGCGTCGTCCTCGGAGTCCCGAGCCAGGCGAACGGCGTGTGGATCCTCGGGAGTCCGACGTCGTCGAGGCGTTGGTCACCGAGCTCGAGCAGCAGAAGGGGGCACCGGAGGTGAGCATCGTGTGGTGGGACACGGACGCTCCACCCACCGACCATCGAGAGCTGTTCGTGTTCACCGCAAGGGCCCTCGCCGACATCCGGCGAGAGAACCCGCGAGCGGACCTGGTCGTGAACCTGAGCCCTGGCACGCCGGCTGCGCAGACGGTGATGCTCCTCGCCCTGCAGGCGCGGCTCGCTGGTGACAACGTGCGGGCCTTCCAAGGAACCCCTCGTGACAAGCGTCGCGACCCAAACGATGTAGTCCGCGAGGTCCCATGGAACCTGCTCGCCGAACTGGCGGCGACGCCCACGGAGATCAACGACGCGAGCACGCGACCCGCTGCGTGGAGTCTCGAGCACGCGCGTTCACCTCGCCTCCGCGAGGTAGCTGCGCTCGTGAGCCAGTACGGAGGCGTCCCCTTCCCGGTGCTCATCATCGGCGCGCGAGGGACCGGCAAGACCGAGGTCGCCGAGCGGCTTCGCAGGGGGTTCCGCGAGTCGCTCGTGCAGTCTCCATCCGAGTCCGAGTGGCACTTCAAGCTCAACTGCGCGGAGTTCCGCGGTGACGCGAACATGCTGAGGAGCGCGCTGTTCGGGCACGTGAAGGGCGTCCACAGTCAGGCGTTCAAGGATGAAGCTGGCCTCTTCGAGAAGGCGGCCGATGACTGTGTGTTTCTCGACGAGATCCACTGGATGGACCCGCAGGCGCAGGGACTGCTCCTCGTCGCGCTCCAGCGCAACGGGAGTTTCCGTCGACTCGGCGGCGAAGAGCCGATCCCGGCGAAGTTCCGGTTGGTCGCCGCGACAAACCAACCGCGCAACGTCCTGCGCGAAAAGCTGACCCCCGACTTCCTCGATCGCATCTCGGACCTGGTGATCGAGTTGCCGGAGCTTCGCGACTGCCGCGAGGACCTCGGGGACATCTGGAAGTCCGTGGTGCGGCGCGCGTGTGAGGAACTTGTGCAGCGCGACCCAGCGCGCGCGATCGGCCGAGGGACTGGCGCAGCGCGCGTCGACGATCTCGTCGCGGAGTTCCAGCCCCACCACGCTCGCATCGAGCGGGCCATCAGCGCCATGCGGCTCGCAGGCAACTTCCGCGATCTCGAGAAGCTTGCTCGGCGTCTGCTCGTCGGCGGGCTCGCGCGAGGCCGCTTCCTCTCGTTGAAGGAGGAACTCGTGCGCACTGAGCTCGAGCGCCTCCGCAAGGACGAGCGCGCGGACGCGGAGCAGGGGGCCGGCCCTGCGACCACGCTCGTCGACGAACTGCCCACGGTCGCCCGCTGCGAGGACTATCTCCGCGAGGTGCGCGACGCCGGAACAGTTCTCCCTGGACCGGCGGCCGTCGATGAGTGGGAGCGACGGCTGCTTGTGGCGGCTCACGCGGTCGGCGGCAGCGGCGCCAAGGCAGCCGCGCTGCTTGGCATGAACGCCCGCACCTACAACGCGAAGATGGAGAAGTGGGCCGTTGCTTCGACGCACGTGAACGGCGGGAAGCGCCGTCGCTCGGCCTCGGACTTCGAATAG
- a CDS encoding ribbon-helix-helix domain-containing protein yields the protein MSTKTKAKTKRTKKNDLEGLRLPELWERFKEATGESTKSPNRKFLIRRIEEALAARTEEPPAPSADEALPPARRNARSAEPTPETSVEGSAAPKQRGRFASITIQELQAKYLEVVGRSTGSDDRRYLIWKIREAEKGRINVGPRKTRARDGEPLDVKILPLRLEADVADKMDEAWRSRGIKNRMEFFRGAIGHYLAHLGARDAAALFANAGATGS from the coding sequence ATGAGCACGAAGACGAAGGCCAAGACCAAGCGGACGAAGAAGAACGACCTCGAGGGGCTGCGGCTCCCTGAGCTGTGGGAGCGCTTCAAGGAGGCGACGGGCGAGAGCACCAAGAGCCCGAACCGGAAGTTCCTCATCCGGCGCATCGAGGAGGCGCTCGCCGCGCGCACCGAGGAGCCGCCCGCGCCCTCTGCCGACGAGGCGCTGCCCCCGGCTCGCCGCAACGCGCGCTCGGCCGAGCCCACCCCGGAGACGAGCGTCGAGGGGAGCGCAGCTCCGAAGCAGCGAGGGCGCTTCGCGTCGATAACCATCCAGGAACTGCAGGCGAAGTACCTCGAGGTCGTCGGGCGCTCGACGGGCAGCGACGACCGCCGCTACCTCATCTGGAAGATCCGCGAGGCCGAGAAGGGCCGCATCAACGTCGGACCGCGCAAGACGCGCGCGCGCGACGGCGAGCCGCTCGACGTGAAGATCCTCCCGCTGCGGCTCGAGGCCGACGTCGCCGACAAGATGGACGAGGCGTGGCGCTCGCGGGGCATCAAGAACCGCATGGAGTTCTTCCGGGGGGCCATCGGCCACTACCTCGCGCATCTCGGTGCGCGCGACGCAGCCGCGCTCTTCGCGAACGCGGGCGCCACGGGCTCGTGA
- a CDS encoding N-acetylmuramoyl-L-alanine amidase, which produces MSGFIVRGGPAPEVADLAVRTFADGEVRFASKGRRTRVTELVIHETVTRSVESTLSVLRKCGLSVHLVLGPDGQFTQHGDLTSDVLWRAGPVHNEPSFGVEVVNPYYPRLLRKGLPWERTIKAPWAHEGQYVLPTPAQAEAVAALVRWATSAPAPGIEVPRRWPGLRAGSFQFGPVAEAQKPLPGVLAHHYFGHADGAWLVLYAWLRIEAGLTPDVAFEEAVKRTTGVCRADVRDLLPTPAAA; this is translated from the coding sequence GTGAGCGGCTTCATCGTTCGCGGGGGTCCGGCGCCCGAGGTCGCCGACCTCGCCGTGCGCACCTTCGCGGACGGCGAGGTGCGGTTTGCCTCGAAGGGCAGGCGCACTCGTGTGACGGAGCTCGTCATCCACGAGACGGTCACGCGCAGCGTCGAGTCGACCCTCAGCGTGCTCAGGAAGTGCGGCCTCAGCGTCCACCTCGTCCTCGGCCCCGATGGCCAGTTCACGCAGCACGGCGACCTCACGAGCGACGTGCTCTGGCGCGCGGGCCCGGTGCACAACGAACCTTCGTTCGGCGTCGAGGTCGTGAACCCGTACTACCCGCGGCTGCTCCGGAAGGGCCTGCCGTGGGAGCGCACCATCAAGGCGCCCTGGGCGCACGAGGGGCAGTACGTGCTGCCGACCCCGGCGCAGGCCGAGGCGGTCGCGGCGCTCGTGCGCTGGGCGACGAGCGCGCCCGCGCCGGGCATCGAGGTGCCGCGCCGCTGGCCGGGGCTCCGCGCCGGCAGCTTCCAGTTCGGGCCGGTCGCCGAGGCGCAGAAGCCGCTGCCCGGCGTGCTCGCCCACCACTACTTCGGACACGCCGACGGCGCGTGGCTCGTCCTCTACGCGTGGCTGCGCATCGAGGCCGGGCTCACGCCAGACGTCGCGTTTGAGGAGGCGGTGAAGCGCACGACGGGCGTGTGCCGCGCCGATGTTCGAGATCTGCTACCCACGCCCGCCGCGGCCTGA
- a CDS encoding trypsin-like peptidase domain-containing protein, producing MNKSDEQERAALQGLMTLLLQHTVVLIRTDEAPEGEGVRGSGFVIPWEGGIRIVTARHVIEKGHWAVEAGDPARGSDAPPLTEGELWNVPPAKRRTLLLRIQVDPRSLDAVGDDIAWANLDVDRDALANDPEARFASLPIYTGPLDATPKTGEVYAFAAVNRDEHHVDAKAMLREVSWEAYMTLSALQASEVVLALARKHQGHGYYRGASGAPIADRSGAIVGVLVGAGTQQNELRAASLERFISAMRRIESGR from the coding sequence ATGAACAAGAGCGACGAGCAGGAACGAGCGGCCCTCCAAGGGCTCATGACGCTTCTCCTACAGCACACCGTGGTCCTGATCCGAACGGACGAGGCGCCGGAGGGAGAAGGCGTCCGAGGTAGCGGCTTTGTCATCCCGTGGGAAGGCGGCATCCGAATCGTCACTGCCCGCCATGTGATTGAGAAGGGCCACTGGGCGGTTGAAGCCGGCGATCCGGCACGTGGAAGCGATGCGCCCCCGCTGACGGAAGGCGAGCTGTGGAACGTGCCGCCTGCCAAGAGGAGGACGCTACTCCTGCGCATTCAGGTGGACCCACGATCGCTTGACGCCGTGGGCGACGACATCGCGTGGGCCAACCTCGACGTGGACCGCGACGCCCTCGCGAACGATCCCGAAGCTCGGTTTGCTTCCTTGCCGATCTACACGGGCCCCCTCGACGCGACTCCGAAGACGGGCGAGGTCTACGCGTTCGCAGCCGTGAATCGTGACGAGCACCACGTCGACGCGAAGGCGATGCTCCGAGAGGTGTCGTGGGAGGCGTACATGACGCTCTCAGCGCTTCAAGCCTCCGAGGTGGTGCTCGCGCTCGCGCGCAAGCACCAGGGGCACGGATACTACCGCGGTGCCAGTGGGGCCCCGATCGCCGATCGGTCCGGCGCCATCGTCGGCGTCCTTGTCGGGGCGGGAACGCAGCAGAACGAACTCCGGGCCGCGAGCCTGGAACGATTCATCAGTGCCATGCGTCGCATCGAGTCGGGACGGTGA
- a CDS encoding phage tail protein codes for MSSVELPALYVDSVALLVSTPRLVLVNRDPSPGETGVPVDAALALELVETGPDGVHRASARVWIDGVLAFEGGAPTEIAPAYAGPLAAVVQPPDTLRVVLHPVVPLASLATVHVRVLAQTVGGAASLDEVYSFVVEDRTAPRVVGAQALAQRTVRVAFDEPVLVPPGATFALTALGAPAVPLVAVAALVDGSIVLLTLDTEMTPDVTHEVVASGVTDLFGNAVLGPYDRAIFTGFRPARPERRRFDLWRMLPKHNRRDDQTGDLFRFIACLQEVTDLLLADVDRWPDIFDLERAPEAFVELILRDLGNPFPFEFDTMGKRRLASVLVEMYRQKGTAKGIQNAIRFFLGIDISAITPFNADTLFLGESELGVDWVLGPSDRFARYAFNIEVARTLTDRERRQFRAIVEYLKPAHTHFVDLVEPLPPVLPNHWELGLSDLGETTDLH; via the coding sequence GTGAGCAGCGTCGAGCTCCCCGCGCTCTACGTCGACAGCGTCGCGCTCCTGGTGAGCACGCCGCGGCTCGTCCTCGTGAACCGCGACCCGAGCCCCGGCGAGACCGGCGTTCCCGTCGACGCCGCGCTCGCGCTCGAGCTCGTCGAAACCGGCCCCGATGGCGTCCATCGGGCGAGCGCGCGCGTGTGGATTGACGGTGTCCTCGCGTTCGAGGGAGGCGCGCCGACGGAGATCGCTCCGGCCTACGCGGGGCCGCTCGCCGCCGTCGTCCAGCCCCCCGACACGCTGCGCGTCGTGCTCCATCCCGTCGTCCCGCTCGCGAGCCTGGCGACGGTCCACGTGCGTGTGCTCGCGCAGACCGTGGGCGGCGCGGCCTCGCTTGACGAGGTGTACTCGTTCGTCGTCGAGGATCGGACCGCGCCGCGTGTCGTCGGAGCGCAAGCGCTCGCACAGCGGACCGTGCGTGTCGCCTTCGACGAGCCGGTGCTCGTCCCGCCCGGCGCCACGTTCGCGCTCACAGCGCTCGGAGCACCCGCCGTGCCGCTCGTCGCGGTCGCAGCCCTGGTGGACGGCAGCATCGTCCTCCTCACGCTCGACACGGAGATGACGCCGGACGTGACGCACGAGGTCGTCGCGAGCGGTGTGACGGACCTCTTCGGCAACGCCGTGCTCGGCCCGTACGATCGCGCAATCTTCACCGGCTTCCGTCCCGCGCGCCCGGAGCGACGCCGCTTCGACCTCTGGCGGATGCTGCCGAAGCACAACCGCCGCGACGACCAGACCGGCGACCTCTTCCGCTTCATCGCGTGCCTGCAGGAGGTGACCGACCTCCTCCTCGCCGACGTCGACCGCTGGCCCGACATCTTCGACCTCGAGCGCGCGCCGGAGGCCTTCGTCGAGCTGATCCTGCGTGACCTCGGCAACCCGTTCCCGTTCGAGTTCGACACGATGGGCAAGCGCCGGCTCGCGTCGGTCCTCGTCGAGATGTACCGGCAGAAGGGCACGGCGAAGGGCATCCAGAACGCCATCCGCTTCTTCCTCGGCATCGACATCTCGGCCATCACGCCGTTCAACGCCGACACGCTCTTCCTCGGCGAGTCGGAGCTCGGCGTCGACTGGGTGCTCGGCCCCTCCGACCGCTTTGCACGGTACGCCTTCAACATCGAGGTCGCGCGTACCCTCACCGACCGCGAGCGCCGCCAGTTCCGCGCCATCGTCGAGTACCTGAAGCCCGCGCACACGCACTTCGTGGACCTCGTCGAGCCCCTGCCGCCAGTCCTGCCGAACCACTGGGAGCTGGGCCTCAGCGACCTGGGCGAGACGACCGATCTCCACTGA
- a CDS encoding baseplate J/gp47 family protein produces the protein MATLPESVDYTDKDFDALRARLIALIKSVFPDWTDFDVASFGNLLVELYAFVGDVLTFYQDNLARESRLVTATQRKNVMALAKMLGYRLQGAQAATAEVWLSLARVPVASVTIPAGTVLRTQEVTEPVRFQLLAPAVIPAAADPPRILAVVENSKTHTQLFDARGLADLELHLDYTPYLDGSASVTTPQGAFVEVDSFLDSRPNDRHFVVAVDQNDRATLRFGNGVSGMPPSGTVSVTYKTGGGSAGNVDAERIAVIEGAFKDAYGNAVQVSLKNPAPALGGADRQTVASAKLLAPESLRALTRTVAREDFEINARRLSGVARALMLTSNEDPTIAENTGILYVIPQSQAPGAMPTPALKNLVLRQVTEVYPCTLTFQVNVQDPVYRTIDVTARIFLKQGFAGNDVRDRVRANLAAYFRVSEPDGTPNPLVDFGFNIKDAEGNAVGEIAWSDLFNVIRDTPGVRKMGDARLDLTLNGLPADVRLNVREFPVLGVVTLRNGDTGELL, from the coding sequence GTGGCCACGCTGCCGGAGTCCGTCGACTACACCGACAAGGATTTCGACGCCCTTCGGGCGCGCCTCATCGCGCTCATCAAGAGCGTCTTTCCGGACTGGACCGACTTCGACGTCGCGAGCTTCGGCAACCTCCTCGTCGAGCTGTACGCCTTCGTCGGCGACGTGCTGACGTTCTACCAGGACAACCTCGCCCGCGAGTCGCGCCTCGTGACGGCCACGCAGCGCAAGAACGTGATGGCCCTCGCCAAGATGCTCGGCTACCGCCTGCAAGGCGCGCAGGCGGCGACCGCCGAGGTGTGGCTCTCGCTCGCGCGCGTACCTGTCGCCAGCGTCACGATCCCCGCGGGCACCGTCCTGCGCACGCAGGAGGTCACCGAGCCGGTGCGATTCCAGCTCCTCGCGCCGGCCGTCATCCCGGCCGCTGCGGATCCGCCGCGCATCCTGGCAGTCGTCGAGAACTCGAAGACCCATACGCAGCTCTTCGACGCGCGCGGGCTCGCGGACCTGGAGCTTCACCTCGACTACACGCCGTACCTCGACGGCTCCGCGAGCGTGACGACGCCGCAGGGAGCCTTCGTCGAGGTGGACAGCTTCCTCGACTCGCGCCCCAACGACCGTCACTTCGTCGTCGCCGTCGACCAAAACGACCGCGCGACGCTGCGCTTCGGCAACGGGGTGAGCGGCATGCCGCCGAGCGGCACCGTCTCGGTCACGTACAAGACGGGAGGCGGCAGCGCGGGCAACGTCGACGCCGAGCGCATCGCCGTCATCGAGGGCGCCTTCAAGGACGCCTACGGCAACGCGGTGCAGGTCTCCCTGAAGAACCCCGCGCCCGCCTTGGGCGGCGCCGATCGGCAGACCGTGGCCTCGGCGAAGCTGCTCGCGCCCGAGAGCCTGCGCGCGCTGACGAGGACCGTCGCCCGCGAGGACTTCGAGATCAACGCGCGGCGCCTCTCCGGCGTCGCCCGCGCGCTGATGCTCACCTCGAACGAGGACCCGACCATCGCGGAGAACACCGGCATCCTCTACGTCATCCCGCAGTCCCAGGCGCCCGGCGCGATGCCCACGCCTGCGCTGAAGAACCTCGTGCTGCGGCAGGTGACCGAGGTCTACCCGTGCACGCTCACGTTCCAGGTCAACGTGCAGGACCCGGTCTACAGGACCATCGACGTCACGGCGCGCATCTTCCTGAAGCAAGGCTTCGCCGGAAACGACGTGCGCGACCGCGTCCGCGCGAACCTCGCCGCGTACTTCCGCGTGAGCGAGCCGGACGGCACGCCAAACCCGCTCGTCGACTTCGGCTTCAACATCAAGGACGCCGAGGGCAACGCCGTCGGCGAGATCGCCTGGAGCGACCTCTTCAACGTCATCCGCGACACGCCGGGCGTGCGGAAGATGGGCGACGCGCGCCTCGACCTGACGCTCAACGGCCTGCCCGCCGACGTGCGCCTCAACGTGCGCGAGTTCCCGGTCCTCGGGGTCGTGACCCTCCGCAACGGCGACACGGGGGAGCTGCTCTGA
- a CDS encoding metallophosphoesterase, whose amino-acid sequence MGAQFRLEHANIMAYVTSWSSAPPRLLRDDLREFLSMLAYNPREYLIPERHFDRWPEEISAVAQRALEQLGDQREETVAPASVERVLTALRTEFADYPLYALAVGAGERLRRQAHRLAELPLYGQMLVLIPLPPQEGSRRNFEVLDPVPVFSHALHSLRQWPGFLFWTTSGVSTFAPSDGVDELVEELRRVPEEPRARRRPWPEFGFIGRFDDVIRRHAAAAREPSRRLLHISDLHFGTNHALENQSLLEAELREVVKTVDRVVITGDLIDSPKPEFATMFTTFKNNLTHVARGREPIVVPGNHDQRVLGNVGRDFEQVAGMGSRRVVVDDDSEMIFVGFNSSERGSFARGKIPVSQFRSLGGEYRTQLAARPELKRYLPLVLVHHHPFSFDVAPETWVQKALRMFGLREESFLEMVNASDLHTWCADWDIRTILHGHKHKARYVERSVRRSDQTEVNLTAIGCGSSLGAEGSPVSYNVLDWEPSIQRWVASIYESVNGGAFRERLATVSPDP is encoded by the coding sequence ATGGGCGCACAGTTCCGGCTCGAGCACGCGAACATAATGGCCTATGTAACGTCGTGGTCCAGTGCGCCGCCGCGCCTGCTGCGCGATGACCTACGCGAGTTCCTGTCCATGCTCGCGTATAACCCGCGCGAGTACCTAATTCCGGAGCGTCACTTCGATCGCTGGCCCGAGGAGATCTCGGCCGTGGCGCAGCGCGCGCTCGAGCAACTTGGCGATCAGCGGGAAGAAACCGTGGCGCCCGCGAGCGTCGAGCGCGTCTTGACGGCCTTGCGTACCGAGTTCGCGGATTACCCGCTGTATGCCCTCGCCGTTGGAGCGGGGGAACGGCTGCGCCGACAAGCTCACCGGCTGGCGGAGCTACCGCTTTACGGCCAGATGCTTGTACTGATTCCGCTTCCGCCTCAAGAGGGCTCTCGGCGAAACTTCGAAGTGCTCGACCCCGTGCCGGTCTTCTCGCACGCGCTGCACTCGCTACGGCAGTGGCCAGGGTTCCTCTTCTGGACAACGAGTGGCGTCAGCACGTTTGCTCCATCCGATGGCGTCGATGAACTCGTGGAGGAACTCCGAAGGGTGCCTGAGGAACCACGCGCGCGGCGCCGACCGTGGCCGGAGTTCGGATTCATTGGGCGCTTTGACGACGTGATAAGACGCCACGCCGCTGCGGCGCGTGAGCCGTCTCGTCGCTTGCTACACATCAGCGATCTCCACTTCGGGACGAACCATGCGCTCGAGAACCAGTCACTGCTGGAAGCCGAGCTCCGAGAGGTGGTGAAGACGGTCGACCGTGTCGTCATCACGGGCGACCTCATTGACAGTCCGAAGCCCGAGTTCGCAACGATGTTCACGACCTTCAAGAACAACCTGACGCATGTCGCGCGAGGACGGGAGCCAATCGTGGTGCCCGGGAACCATGACCAACGCGTACTTGGGAACGTCGGGCGTGACTTCGAGCAGGTGGCCGGGATGGGCTCCCGAAGGGTGGTCGTGGATGACGACTCCGAGATGATATTCGTCGGGTTCAACTCGTCCGAACGCGGCAGCTTCGCGCGGGGAAAGATTCCAGTCTCTCAGTTTAGGTCGCTTGGCGGCGAGTACCGAACCCAGCTAGCCGCGAGGCCGGAACTGAAGCGGTACTTGCCGCTGGTTCTTGTTCACCACCATCCGTTTTCCTTCGATGTTGCGCCGGAGACGTGGGTCCAGAAGGCCTTGCGGATGTTCGGGCTGCGCGAGGAGAGCTTCCTAGAGATGGTGAACGCGAGCGACCTTCACACGTGGTGCGCCGATTGGGATATCCGGACGATCCTTCATGGTCACAAGCACAAGGCGCGATATGTGGAGCGCAGCGTCCGGCGCAGCGACCAGACCGAGGTCAACCTCACCGCTATCGGATGTGGAAGTTCGTTGGGAGCTGAGGGTTCGCCGGTTTCTTACAACGTCCTTGACTGGGAACCCTCGATTCAACGCTGGGTGGCGTCGATCTACGAGAGCGTGAACGGAGGAGCCTTCCGCGAACGCCTCGCAACCGTGTCGCCCGATCCGTGA
- a CDS encoding phage baseplate assembly protein V, whose product MSTFDDDIHTHDSRLLGMYVGYVTKRDDEEQLGRVRVCIPGVLEPESAWAWPLGTSGGGSKDRGFFAVPEEGAEVAVFFNQGNVDAPYYLSAHWGKPNGESEVPEEARKTPPDNRVFSTKTFRIELDESKDSRKLKLTNKKTGDHLVFDAEENTVTLEATTALTLRAVGAIALEATQVTIAGRVVRPIADPI is encoded by the coding sequence ATGAGCACCTTCGACGACGACATCCACACGCACGACAGCCGGCTCCTCGGCATGTACGTGGGCTACGTCACCAAGCGCGACGACGAGGAGCAGCTCGGGCGCGTACGCGTCTGCATCCCCGGCGTGCTCGAGCCCGAGAGCGCTTGGGCCTGGCCGCTCGGGACGAGCGGCGGCGGCTCGAAGGATCGAGGCTTCTTCGCGGTGCCCGAGGAGGGCGCCGAGGTCGCGGTCTTCTTCAACCAGGGCAACGTCGACGCTCCGTACTACCTCTCTGCGCACTGGGGGAAGCCGAACGGCGAGAGCGAGGTCCCCGAGGAGGCGCGGAAGACCCCGCCCGACAACCGCGTGTTCTCCACGAAGACGTTCCGCATCGAGCTCGACGAGTCGAAGGACAGCCGGAAGCTGAAGCTCACCAACAAGAAGACCGGCGACCACCTCGTCTTCGACGCCGAGGAGAACACCGTGACGCTCGAGGCGACGACGGCGCTCACGCTGCGCGCGGTCGGCGCCATCGCGCTCGAGGCCACGCAGGTCACCATCGCAGGGCGGGTGGTCCGCCCCATCGCAGACCCCATCTGA
- a CDS encoding phage late control D family protein, with protein sequence MTVVDRSGPGVRITLLENERAPSGEPLDLAGRILGFTYEDAEKKADQVSLQLDNFDLALFERAELVGGATLEVSWGYPGNMAPPRRVVVKKLKGFQTLTIEGQATSVLMNREAKTRSWANKSRSDVVKEVAAEYGYEGEFLDVEDSGQVLDTINQSAETDARLLRRLAAREEFEYFVDDAGLHWRSRDQASAPTHVLTWFSDPGRGDIISVNVESDLSRRTGRVEVRGRDPLAKTTIESRASSATVERATLSDVLEVVDRETGATSLQERNATTSVHPTSAPTPAAAKRESAARYRRAERETVKLALQVVGDPTLRAKQVVEVRGISSLLSGKYYVTEAKHVISSSGYVVDLKLTRDGTGARRGAGPGARGQAQGGEPNRTTPASGGALTELERIDPETGSSVVEYRRDGQVISVEDPEAGVSVMR encoded by the coding sequence GTGACCGTGGTGGACCGCAGCGGCCCCGGCGTGCGCATCACGCTGCTCGAGAACGAGCGCGCGCCGAGCGGCGAGCCCCTCGACCTCGCCGGGCGAATCCTCGGCTTCACGTACGAGGACGCCGAGAAGAAGGCCGACCAGGTCTCGCTCCAGCTCGACAACTTCGACCTCGCGCTGTTCGAGCGCGCAGAGCTGGTGGGCGGCGCGACGCTCGAGGTGTCCTGGGGATACCCGGGCAACATGGCGCCGCCGCGCCGGGTGGTCGTGAAGAAGCTCAAGGGCTTCCAGACGCTGACCATCGAGGGCCAGGCCACCAGCGTGCTCATGAACCGCGAGGCGAAGACGCGCTCGTGGGCGAACAAGTCGCGCAGCGACGTCGTGAAGGAGGTCGCCGCGGAGTACGGCTACGAGGGCGAGTTCCTCGACGTCGAGGACTCGGGCCAGGTGCTCGACACCATCAACCAGAGCGCCGAGACCGACGCTCGCCTCCTCCGGCGCCTCGCCGCCCGCGAGGAGTTCGAGTACTTCGTCGACGACGCGGGGCTGCACTGGCGCTCGCGCGACCAGGCGAGCGCGCCGACGCATGTGCTCACCTGGTTCTCGGACCCGGGGCGCGGCGACATCATCTCCGTCAACGTCGAGAGCGACCTCTCGCGGCGCACCGGCCGTGTCGAGGTGCGCGGGCGCGATCCGCTCGCGAAGACGACCATCGAGTCGCGGGCGTCGAGCGCCACTGTCGAGCGCGCGACGCTGAGCGACGTCCTCGAGGTCGTCGACCGTGAGACCGGCGCAACCTCGCTCCAGGAACGCAACGCCACGACCAGCGTGCATCCGACCTCGGCGCCGACGCCTGCCGCTGCCAAGCGCGAGTCAGCCGCGCGCTACCGCCGCGCGGAGCGCGAGACGGTGAAGCTCGCGTTGCAGGTCGTGGGCGACCCGACCCTGCGCGCGAAGCAAGTCGTCGAGGTGCGCGGTATCTCGAGCCTGCTCTCCGGCAAGTACTACGTCACCGAGGCGAAGCACGTCATCTCGTCGTCCGGGTACGTCGTCGACCTGAAGCTCACGCGCGACGGCACCGGCGCACGTCGCGGTGCTGGCCCGGGCGCCCGTGGGCAGGCGCAGGGGGGCGAACCGAATCGAACCACCCCGGCCTCGGGCGGCGCGCTGACCGAGCTCGAGCGCATCGACCCCGAGACCGGAAGTTCGGTCGTGGAGTACCGGCGCGACGGCCAGGTCATCAGCGTTGAGGACCCTGAGGCCGGCGTGAGCGTCATGCGCTGA
- a CDS encoding peptidoglycan-binding protein, with amino-acid sequence MSFDGALARPPRCILVNVASGESIECLFNPTQLSEKLQVNWNRLAVPGLSHQVLQFQSTANRQLSGVEFYLDRFFAAEQPGDVNVLEFRSFLRALTVPPDGTEDVAATAPPRVLFIWPEVVTVECVVASVEFTYKQLAVDGTVLVYAANVTFEEILDTRITSEQLREAEL; translated from the coding sequence GTGTCGTTCGACGGAGCCCTCGCTCGACCGCCCCGGTGCATCCTCGTGAACGTCGCGAGCGGCGAGTCCATCGAGTGCCTGTTCAATCCGACGCAGCTCTCCGAGAAGCTGCAGGTGAACTGGAACCGCCTCGCGGTGCCCGGGCTCTCGCACCAAGTGCTGCAGTTCCAGAGCACCGCGAACCGCCAGCTCTCTGGCGTCGAGTTCTACCTCGACCGCTTCTTCGCCGCCGAGCAACCTGGCGACGTCAACGTCCTCGAGTTCCGATCCTTCCTCCGCGCGCTCACCGTGCCGCCCGACGGCACCGAGGACGTGGCCGCGACCGCGCCGCCGCGCGTGCTCTTCATCTGGCCGGAGGTCGTGACCGTCGAGTGCGTCGTGGCGAGCGTCGAGTTCACCTACAAGCAGCTCGCCGTCGACGGCACGGTGCTCGTCTACGCGGCGAACGTCACGTTCGAGGAGATCCTCGACACGCGCATCACGAGCGAGCAGCTGCGCGAGGCCGAGCTGTAG